A region of the Methylobacterium nodulans ORS 2060 genome:
AGTTCGGCCAGGGCCTCGCGGGCCAGCGCATCGTGATCTTCGGCGGAGCGGGCGTCGTCGCCTACGTGGCGGCGGTGATCGGCGCCATCGAGGGCGCCCGCTCGGTGCTCGTCGGCCATGACGGGCAGGAGCGCGTGAGCAAGATCGCCGCGACCATGAAGTGGCGCTTCGACATCGAGGTCGAGGCGGTGGACGGCTCCAGCGTCGAGGCGCGCCGCGCCGCCATCGCGGAGGCCGACGTGATCCTCTCGGCGGGCCCGGCCGGGGTGGCGATCCTCTCCGCCGAGGATCTGGGCTGCGCTCCGAAGCTCAAGGTCGCCTCCGACGTGAACGCCGTGCCGCCGGCCGGCATCGCGGGCATCGACGTCAACGCCGCCTGCACTCCGCTGCCCGGCGGGCGCGGCGTCGGTATCGGGGCGCTGGCGGTCGGCGACGTGAAGTACAAGACCCAGGCCGGCCTGTTCCGCCGCATGCTCGCGGCCTCCGAGCCCCTCTGCCTCG
Encoded here:
- a CDS encoding NAD(P)-dependent methylenetetrahydromethanopterin dehydrogenase; amino-acid sequence: MARSILHMLTPLKHMSPFDVNMAVDAGFEVVTAYTGVSLAEVGPLVQDSIFSRAPQDGVRTGIFVAGKNAEEALDMVDRARKAFVPPFVNHVFADPAGSFTTGAAMVALVHRALRDQFGQGLAGQRIVIFGGAGVVAYVAAVIGAIEGARSVLVGHDGQERVSKIAATMKWRFDIEVEAVDGSSVEARRAAIAEADVILSAGPAGVAILSAEDLGCAPKLKVASDVNAVPPAGIAGIDVNAACTPLPGGRGVGIGALAVGDVKYKTQAGLFRRMLAASEPLCLDFRDAYRLAVEIAG